In the Dictyostelium discoideum AX4 chromosome 6 chromosome, whole genome shotgun sequence genome, aaattttcaaaaaaaaagcaaaaaataatcagatcgaaaaaaacaaacaacaacaacaatctctttttttgattatttcatttttcatataaaaaagacttaaaaaacaaataaataaaaaaagcaaaaaataatcagatcgaaaaaaacaaacaacaacaacaatctctttttttgattatttcatttttcatataaaaaagacttaaaaaaaaaaaaaaaaaaaaaaaaaaaaaacctgggaacccaagttaatcagaaaatttccagatttttaactttttaaagtaaaataaaaaaaatagaaagaaaaaaagatgaaaattacaaacaacaccacaaatattaagcaacacaaatgcctacaaaaaataagtgaaattgtggataaaactcaaacaaaaaaaaaaaaaaaaaagtaaactaACCCCTCTTTTAAAGaccctgtaaaaaaaaaaaaaaaaaacctaaaaataaaatgagatctagcatctcaaggagaagcaactaataattgcgttatccaattcaaaaaaaaaaaaggtttattaaaaaaagtccACCCAAATATATATAACATCACATAACGCACTTTACCCTcgacataaaaaaaaaaaaaaaaaaaaaaatatatataaaactaataacccggaaaaaaaaaaaaaaaggggaccattgtaaaattaaaacctaCTATATTAAAATGAGATTAATCTCATGAAGAAGCAACTCACAATTGCGTTATtccattcaaaaaaaatggtttattgaaaaaataattgcgttatccaattcaaaaaaaaaaaaaaagaagaaactaCAAATAAGAgattaatagtttatttgtatatttaaGATAGTAAAGAAAACacaattctttttatttaatatttttagagtatttatattaatattttgagTACCAGGATGAGCCTTCTATAGTCAGTTagtatttaatattatttattgttattggcAAACCTTCTAAAGTCGGTTATTACTAGTAACTGAATTATATTATGATTCTTATGATTTCCATATTAATATATGTCAATACATAAATCCATATTAGTTTTAATATGGTGAATCATtacattatttatatttaaatttatttatatttttatttaatagcttaataataatctgaatcaaaattaaattatttttttatatttataataaattaaatgagtgacatttatataatttgacaaatttaagatatttattttatttttaaataatataaatagtataattttataaaaaataaggtaattttattagtataaaaagaaaaataattttatattcagTGGGTTACATacataaaatataattacaaAAGACCACTTTcgttatatttttttttttttttttttttaagtcttttttatatgaaaaatgaaataatcaaaaaaagagattgttgttgttgttagttatttttcgatctgattattttcaaaacttAAATATCCTTACTgcttataaaaacaaaattttcaTCAAGCCTTAGTAGCTCAGTTGGTACGAGCGTGAGACTGAAGATCTTAAGGTCGCTGGTTCGATCCCGGCCTGAGgcaaagattttaaaataaaaatatttgatcGCAAGTTCGATCCCTGTTTTaggtattttatttgtttttttataaatcgTAATGAGCTTCGAATTCCAGCTAACGTTCTATTCATAATTTATATGTGATAACCCTCTTTGTTTATTATCTATATAGGAAAAAATTATTccaattatattaaatgaaaattttcagttttattatcttattactcacaaatttaaatatgttaaaattatataaatatacacGCCAAAGAgcttttttgaaaaaacataaaaaaccaaaaaaacctgaaaaacataaaaagaaaaaaaaaaaaacaaaaaaaaatcttaaataCCCCAATAaacctaaaataaaaaaaaaccaaattaaaaaaaaaacctaaaaaCCTTAAAGAacctaaaaaaaacaaaaaatccTAAAAACCTTaaaaaacccaaaaaaactaaaaaaaactaaacaaaaaataaaaaacccaCTTAACACAAAATTACTCTTCACCACTTTAATGCTGAAATTTTTACATCCAACCACccttattctttttattttttttaatttttttattttttttattttttttagtggtCCAAAGAGCATATAAAATGACTAAAATAactaatttttctttttatttttttttttcgcaTTGGCgtgtaaatttataattaaaaaataaaataaaataaaattattaaagatatatcaattattattattaaattacacgtgatattaatattaattatgcacattgtttttaaaaatttcaacacattaaaaaaaaaacttgtaactcacaaattattttttatctctttgtccaataatttttattcttgtatgaattgaaattataattgtaatatattattcaattataaaCTGGAAAACAAATTAACAAAATTTATTCTAATTTTagttaaaaaaattctttgattaaaaaaattgccgaatttttattttttttttattttaatattattttttttttttttatatttcgaaagaaaaatataaaaagaaataaaaatcaaaagtcATATTCATATATCAAAATATACAAGtttcaaaaaaatgaataaggTAAAACCTAGGAAATTTAaacataaataattttagattttttttttttttactaattcCAAAATTAAAGTTATTAAGTTTAATAGGATTTGCTCTTTTCTATGCTTTATTTCTTTTCTCTGTAGGCTCAAATGCTGAAGCAAATGGGTGCTCTGTTTACGTCGAACCTTATCAGTACTACGGTTTTTCGTGTCTGGACATGTCAATAAATTGCAACATAccatttaaaacttttatgagaattaataatttagatatGAAAAAGGATTGCGGTTACGAAAAAGTTGTATTGGGTAAAAGATATTGTTGTAATTAAACAAtgataaacaaaatttaataaattctctttatgaaattattattttcaaaacttTCAAATCATAAgtcccaattttttttttttttttaattttgtaaaattttattttatctttttataacattaaaatattctattttaattattaatgtttATTCTATTgttgttaatttaattaaaattatattcaattaaatattttattaaacattTCCATAAAgggttaaaaaaataatataattaattttaaattaaattttaaaaaaaataaatataaaaaaataatataaaaaaattaatggaaattaatttagaaagaattaattagaattattcagagtaataattaatattaattttagaaaataagAATTAAAATGCTATacataaaactataaaaacccctttatatatatatatatataaataataaacttcTTTTATTCGTCTCCCCATTGCTAAATTGTCTTCATTTATTTAGCAAGaataatagataaaaaataattaaataataaacaaatttaacTATTGTTAAATGATTCCTGTAAATGTTACAAagatattcattattattattttttattatttatttaaacatttttatttttattttttttatgattgagttttaattaaacataaataataaagtgaTTGATAAAATATTGGAATTGATAAGAAAAGCCATAATAAATGACAAAAACCTAATAAGAgtaaacctttttttaagattttattCTTCATTCTTAGGGTATGAGTTGTTTCAATTGTTTCAGGATGATAATGTTGAAGGTAAAAGATATCATTACaagttaataaatttgaaggATCACTACCATTCGTACCATTGTCACGATAGGAACCACCAGGACCACcgatttgataatgattgaaAAGATGAGATAAATAGGATTCCAATTTATGATCATGAATAAGTATTAACTTTTTatagtttattaatttctttacatgatttttaattgatttaaaagagAATTCAACATCTTGATCTGAATTTTCAAAGAatataaatttctttaaacTATGAGTGTATACACGAGTGAATTTCGATTGTAACCCAATTGAAAAGAAGTATTGATATATTACATACATTAATTTAGTGATTAACAATGGTATTGATAACATTATGAATGGGTATACCAAGTTATATATTAACTGATCGATGGTTTTTccatataattttaatccaCCATTTGAAACATGATAACCAATAGTGAATATAAAAGTTGAAATACACATTATAATATACATGAAATCTATGAAAATGAATGGATGATGTGACATCATTGGAACTatatcaaattcatttaaataattctcaAAGATTTCATTACATTGAGGATTTTGATCCAAATATTTCTTACTTGTCATATGTAAGAATGATGGTGATCCAAATGTAAaacattttaattgaatatgatCAAGACTTGGTTGACCGACATTAGtagtgttgttgttgttgttgttgttgttgttgttgttgttgttgttgttgttgttgttgttgttgttgttgttgttgttgttgttgttgttgttgttgttgttgttgttgtttccaATTGATTgcttttgaattttaattgcTTCTAAACATGGTATCATTGCAAATGTACCACCAATTGAATGACctgtaaatattaattgtttcTTACCAAATCTATTTGCcatcattaataattcatttacaATGGATTGAGCCCATTCAACACGTGAACATgctgaaaataatgaatgtTTTGGTCCATTTTGATGAGAGAATGTGATTTTCTCTAAAAATCCACAACAAACATCCAATATTAAATCTGATGAATTCACTGTACCTTGAAATGCACAATACATATtctcttcatcatcaaatgcAATCAATAATTTAGTACGTGTATGTAAtggtttaaaataatataatttctttatcttttcaACACAATGACTCTTTTTAACTATTAATTCTAAATACCATAATATTGTTgctttatcattaaaatatgataattttgataatatacTTGCTATTATAACTTTAtcattcttttcttttaaaattttatcaaaatcatttgtatttgttgttgtatttgttgttatatttgctgttgttgttgtatttgttgaatcatcaatttttaaattattaaattgttcaTTTATCATATTACtatcattataataatttttatatctttGGTCAAGTTCTATTAATGAACTTAATTCTTGAAGCCATGATGATTCTTTACAACAATTTTCATAATtactttcaatttcaatattttcgctattgatttcattattaGTTATTGTAGTTTGTGttgatgattgttgttgttgttgttgttgttgttgttgttgttgttgttgttgttgttgtaaagtTGGATGTGGTGGTAGTGTATTTGTATTCTTATCAATTATATAGTATgtcattttttcattatgttttcaaaaagtaaataataaaaggtaaatgctttttttttcttttttttttttttttggatttttattttttttttttttttttttttggttgatGATGTGGTTTGTAATGGgtactttttctttttttttttttaatttttctttttctttttctctttatttttttttttaacataaaTATCAACAACCACTCAAGATTcgaaacacttttttttttattttgttccGTTTTAACcgaacttttttttttttcttttttttttatttttttaaaaataaaaaaaatatctaaaatttaaattaatgctgcaaagatttttattattttatttttttttttattttttattttttatttttttttattgagtCAATATTTTCCTGATCaatttcttatttattttttaattttaaaattgataaccCACTCGATTTGAAaatagaatttaataatgtaaatacattttttttatccactTTTCCAAATCCCcactttttcaatttttttacttttccaATTCCCcacattatcaatttttaatttgattattttcaaatatatttaccaaaaaaaaaaaaaaaaaaaaaaaaaaaaaaaaatagataaaaaaaaaaaaaaaaaataagaattttCTTAAAGAGAGAGATAGAATTATTTACAAGtttattttgttattattatttttttttttttttttttttaaaaaaattaattaattttttggtaataaaagTTCTAACCTTTTAGTTAttggaattaataattcattatcaatattatttgcCAAAAGATTAATAGTGAATAGTGtatgatttttaattaaattatccaCAATACTCTTTGCACCAACTGAACTaatcttattattatataatgataatctcgataaaatattattaaaaggaAACACTTGATTAGCAATTGATGTTGCACCAATATCACCAATTGAATTACAAgataaatctaaatttgttatagttttatttgacTTCAATGCAAAAGAAATCTCTTTTGCACCAATTGCaccaattgaattatatgataaatcaataaattcaatcacattattctctttaattaattttactaaTGATAATACACCATCACTTACAActatatttttatcatctgttgttgttgttgttgttgttgttgttgttgttgttgttggtggtggtgaagcTTCTTTTggatttgttgttgttgttgttgttgattgaaTATGTGAAGATTCAATAGAAGTTATTAATGATTgtgataatgaaattgatttaattgttttatttttaattaattgatttgcaAGTACTGAAACACCATAATTACCAAGGGAATTACTTGATAGATCTAATTGagttaaatttatattatcatttattaaactaAATGATTTTGCTAATTTAATAGCACCTAATGcttctaaattattactaaataaatttaaatattttatatttgaattctttaaaaatgaacCAATATATTTCGCACCTCTATGACAAATTGTATTACAAGAGAAATCAATTGATGTAATTGGTGATACACAATTagaagaagaggatgatgatgatgatgatgatgaggatgatgataaaacttcaaatgattttgataattgaattattccatttgaatttatccaattaattgataaatccaATTGTGTcaatgttttattattaattataatatcagAGAAAGAAGAAGCACCACTATCTTCAATACAATTACTACTTAAATTCAATGTAGTAATCATTGTATTCTCATTGTATGCAATTGATTTCGATAATAATTTAGCACCTTGATCACCAATTCTATTACatgataaatcaatatttaaaattgaccTATTCAATGATAATCCAAATGCAATATATCCAACCGCttgattatcaattaaatttcttgataaatttaatgattttaatgatttattctttcctaatgaatttttaaatgttaatCCAATTTTTGTTATTGCTGTCGTTATTGTTGATTGTGAAATTTCTGTTGGTGTTGctgttggtattattattattgatgaagattctggtgatgatgattctggtgatgatgatgaagaagtagatgatgatgatgatggtgataatgaaagtttacaatttgataaatttaaatcagtTAATGATTGATTAAGTGAAATCATTTCAGCAAATGCTAAAGTACCTTCttgaaataatgaattacAACTATACTGTAATGAtgttattgaattattaattgataatgctTTTGCAATTGCAACTGAACCaaattgtttaatatcattaaatgataaattcaATGACTGAATAGATTTATTACTTGATAAACCATCAGCTAGTATAATTGCAGATTCATTAGATAATTGATTATATGATAAATCCAATGACGATAATGAAAGAGGTGTAATTGTTTTAagtatatttgaaaatttagatAATCCCACAAATCCATTACTAGTCGACTCTTTACCACCAATTTTACAACGACCTAAATCCAATGACCAAAGTATCGATTTATTGCCACTCATAATATCATTGATTATACCAATGGTGGAATTCGATGTCatcaattttattgttaactttattttaaaatattctgGTAAATTAACTAACgactttaattgattcaataatCCTAAATCAATTTGGTTAAATGctaattctaaatttattaaatttgaatgatcttttaaatcatttataaattcttttaaattattatttccattatttccattattttcattattattattattattattattattattattatttaaaaaattacaatataatatatttaattcaattaaattctctaaacttttaattaattttgataattttaataaatttaatttacattgttttaatgataatgttgatgttgatttaaatgatgataatatttttattggtaaatctagtatatcattattattaaattctaagAAATGTATTGTTTCTTTACAATATTTATTCCactttttatcaattaatgttaattgaaaataatctgctgttaatctattattactaattaatgaaataatctttttaattattataactggtaatttattaatattatcaacactaatcatttttttgattttttatttttatttttattattaatattaatattattattattattattattattataaaaaatgataaaaaaaggaaaaaaataaaaactaaaaatataaaggagaaggaattaatttcttttttttttttttattttttattttttgtatgtaaaaaataagaaaatataaaaaaaaaaaaaaaaaaatttgttttttaatttttattttttatatgtgaaattatttatttgtgtaTATAGATTAACTGTTATTAAAAACATTGAGAaaagtgtgtgtgtgtggtGTGAGTGAgtattgtttattataattaatattaaaatttaaatttaaaaaaaaataaaaaataaaaaataaataaaaaaaaaaaaaaactgaaaaattaatttttttttttttttttttttgtaaaaaaacaCAACCAATTTCCTCAAATTAGATCAACAATAATtcgatatttatttttttaatttttcttttttttatattgccaccattttaatattaaaaaataaattttattatgacTAGTGTAAGCAGTGATAGTagaaaacaatttaaagGTTCAGGTGATCatgtatttgattttgataataaagaaaatcatGATTTCCTTTCATTAACAATAAaacaagataataataataataataataataacaccaatgtttcattatcaccatcaattAAAAGTCAAGCAACATCTTCCACTGGTGGTAATAAGAATCAAATATTTTCACAAATGAGAGAATTagataaaaaatcattaatgtTAATTGAAACTTATTATAGagataaattaataacttATCAAGAAAAGTaagttataatttttaaaataaacaaataaaaacaaatgaaaacaaataaattaattaattaataaataaatactaactaatttttatttattattattattattagattaaaaagagaattagaacaaatatataataaaaaattacaatcattaaaaattcaatatgaTAGTGAttcttatttaaaatttaaacaatttgaacttgaaactaaaaaagcattattgttactattaaaagaattccaagatttaaagaaatcaaaacaacaacaagaaaaacaattaaaattacaacaaattaaacaagagagtaataataataataataataataataataataataataataataataataataataataataataataataatgatgatgaccAACAAAAAGATAtagataatagtaatgatattgttaatgattttaaaacagataaaatattaaaagaaaaagaagaaattttaaataaattagaattaataaCGAAATCAATAacagatttatttattcaacaAGTTGATATCTCTACTGATACTATCGACtttcaatcttttttatcaaatattgTAGCAACgacgacaacaacaactgcaacaatatcaaattaaaaaaaaaaaaaaaaaaaaaaaaaaaaaaaaaaaaaaaaccaaataaaataatagtaataattgttgtaatattataaaaaaagatgtattttctttattattaatttttttattttttattttaaaatatacatatatatagcgcgttttatatatatatattaatttgttgtatttgtatcaggagttgtaattgttgtttttgattgATCTATTAATTCTGGGAAAATATTGACAAATTCGTGAATTTCATCTATACAATAATCGACATGAGGATCATTTGAAGTAGCACCAACCAAAACAGTGTACATACCAGCTTTTTTTGCTTCTACTAAATTCTCTACAACATCATCGAAAAACACACAACCAGATGCATCGGTAGTGTCAGCTTTTTTCATTGCCATTTGGTAGGCGACTGGATGAGGTTTTGAAAAGTCCATCATTTCTAAATAATCTAACCAAGCATCGAAACAATCATCAATTTCCAATTCACGTGTAACACGTTTACAATGACCAATGTCGGCATTTGAAAAGATCACCTTTTTGACACCACTCTTTACACTCTTGAGACATGCATGTAATCGTGCATCTGGTTTTAAATGACTCTTTAAATCTAATCCACCATGAACATAATCTAAATATTTGTCAATGTTTACTTCATGATTCATCATTAAACCTTTTAATGTGAGGCCATAtgttttataataatgatttctaACTTTATCTACCTCTTCCATTGGTAAATTCAATATGATTGACATATATTGAGTGATTCTATTACTAACTTGTGCTGCTAATCCACATGATTTTGGATATAATGTATTAtctaaatcaaataataatgtatgAATTTTACGTTCACcattattctttattaaattatctgttgaattaatttctGCTACtgtcatttttatttatttattattgtaattatttttttatactaataaaaaaaaaaaaaaggaatattatgttaatttttttttttttttt is a window encoding:
- a CDS encoding haloacid dehalogenase-like hydrolase; translation: MTVAEINSTDNLIKNNGERKIHTLLFDLDNTLYPKSCGLAAQVSNRITQYMSIILNLPMEEVDKVRNHYYKTYGLTLKGLMMNHEVNIDKYLDYVHGGLDLKSHLKPDARLHACLKSVKSGVKKVIFSNADIGHCKRVTRELEIDDCFDAWLDYLEMMDFSKPHPVAYQMAMKKADTTDASGCVFFDDVVENLVEAKKAGMYTVLVGATSNDPHVDYCIDEIHEFVNIFPELIDQSKTTITTPDTNTTN